A single region of the Massilia sp. erpn genome encodes:
- the lepB gene encoding signal peptidase I, which yields MAFALSIFAPPLGLLYAGRWAAALLMGVLALSLELALSLRLLELPYDRLNTQLPFLLALGAALWAFSAAKQAPQGVRPWYARWPGLPGLCALAIIVFAGCRIFLYQPFPVASRAMEPTFQPGSRILAQKFGYGHYSWYGMRFGSQAITAPIRRGDILLFESPVGIQRPIYTMRVAGLPGDRIVYRNKQLFINGQNSQLGPDGEYQSDGMVGALQRQHNRLDGTDFATLENPDKPQLQKEADNFPFREHCHYSESEIRCEIPPGHYYMLGDNRDYSNDSRYWGFVPASHIVGKFVKTLR from the coding sequence TTGGCGTTTGCCTTAAGCATCTTTGCCCCACCTTTGGGCTTGCTGTACGCGGGCCGCTGGGCTGCGGCGCTATTGATGGGCGTGCTGGCCTTGTCGCTGGAGCTGGCGCTGTCCTTGCGCTTGCTCGAGCTGCCCTACGACCGGCTCAACACGCAACTGCCATTCCTCCTGGCTTTGGGCGCCGCACTCTGGGCTTTTTCGGCCGCCAAGCAGGCGCCGCAAGGCGTCCGTCCCTGGTATGCCCGCTGGCCCGGCCTGCCCGGCCTTTGCGCGCTGGCCATCATCGTGTTTGCCGGCTGCCGCATCTTTCTCTACCAGCCCTTTCCGGTCGCCTCGCGCGCCATGGAACCCACCTTCCAGCCTGGTTCCCGCATCCTGGCGCAAAAATTCGGCTATGGCCATTACAGCTGGTATGGCATGCGCTTCGGCAGCCAGGCCATCACCGCCCCGATCCGGCGCGGCGACATTCTGCTGTTTGAATCGCCGGTCGGCATACAACGGCCGATCTATACCATGCGCGTGGCCGGCCTGCCCGGCGACCGCATCGTCTATCGCAATAAACAGCTCTTCATTAACGGCCAAAACAGCCAGCTGGGACCGGATGGCGAATACCAGTCCGACGGCATGGTGGGCGCCTTGCAGCGCCAGCACAACCGCCTCGATGGCACGGACTTCGCCACCCTCGAAAATCCCGACAAGCCACAACTACAGAAAGAGGCCGACAACTTCCCCTTCCGCGAACATTGCCATTACAGCGAAAGCGAAATCCGCTGCGAAATCCCGCCCGGCCACTACTACATGCTGGGCGATAACCGCGACTACAGCAACGACAGCCGCTACTGGGGCTTTGTGCCGGCCAGCCATATCGTCGGCAAATTCGTCAAAACCCTCCGCTGA
- the phbB gene encoding acetoacetyl-CoA reductase codes for MARVALVTGGMGGLGEAVCIKLAALGYKVVTTYSPSNKTHESWLATMRDQGYDFKAYPCDVADYDSAQTCVAAVERDIGPVDVLVNNAGITRDMTFKKMDKTNWDAVMGTNLDSVFNMTKPVADGMVERGWGRIINISSVNGQKGAFGQTNYSAAKAGVHGFTKALALEVARKGVTVNTISPGYIGTKMVMEIPQEVLESKILPQIPMSRLGKPEEVAGLVAYLASEEAAFVTGANIAINGGQHMY; via the coding sequence ATGGCACGAGTTGCATTAGTAACAGGCGGCATGGGTGGTCTCGGCGAAGCGGTATGCATCAAACTGGCAGCCCTGGGCTACAAGGTAGTAACCACGTATTCCCCATCGAACAAGACGCATGAATCTTGGCTGGCGACGATGCGCGACCAGGGCTATGACTTCAAGGCCTATCCCTGCGACGTGGCCGATTACGATTCGGCCCAGACCTGTGTCGCGGCGGTCGAGCGCGATATCGGTCCGGTCGATGTGCTGGTGAATAACGCAGGCATCACCCGCGACATGACGTTCAAGAAGATGGACAAAACCAATTGGGACGCGGTGATGGGCACCAATCTGGATTCCGTCTTCAATATGACCAAGCCGGTAGCGGACGGCATGGTGGAGCGCGGCTGGGGACGCATCATCAATATCTCCTCCGTGAACGGCCAGAAAGGCGCTTTCGGCCAGACCAACTACTCGGCCGCCAAGGCCGGCGTACACGGTTTCACCAAGGCGCTGGCGCTGGAAGTGGCGCGCAAGGGCGTGACCGTGAACACCATCTCGCCGGGCTATATCGGCACCAAGATGGTGATGGAGATCCCGCAGGAAGTGCTGGAATCGAAAATCCTGCCGCAGATCCCGATGTCGCGCCTGGGCAAGCCGGAAGAAGTGGCCGGCCTGGTCGCCTACCTGGCTTCGGAAGAAGCGGCCTTCGTGACCGGCGCGAATATCGCCATCAACGGCGGCCAGCATATGTACTAA
- a CDS encoding acetyl-CoA C-acetyltransferase: protein MDDVVIVAAGRTAVGKFGGSLAKISAAELGAHVIKGLLTQTGIDPNLISEAILGQVLTAAVGQNPARQAVIKAGLPSAIPAYTINKVCGSGLKATHLAAQAIKCGDANIIIAGGQENMSAAPHALNGSRDGFRMGDAKMVDTMIVDGLWDVYNQYHMGVTAENVAKKYEISRAEQDEFALASQQKAEAAQKAGKFKDEILPLEIVQKKGSIVFDSDEYIKAGSTLDALSSLRPAFSKEGSVTAGNASGINDGAAAVIMMSATQAKQLGLKPLARIKSYASSGLDPAVMGLGPVSASKLCLQKAGWTPQELDLMEINEAFAAQAIAVNREMGWDTSKINVNGGAIAIGHPIGASGARILVTLLHEMARRDAKKGLASLCIGGGMGVALALERD, encoded by the coding sequence ATGGATGATGTAGTTATCGTAGCCGCGGGCCGTACCGCGGTCGGCAAATTTGGCGGCAGCCTGGCCAAGATTTCGGCGGCCGAACTGGGCGCCCACGTCATCAAGGGCCTGTTGACGCAAACCGGCATCGACCCCAACCTGATCAGCGAAGCCATCCTGGGCCAGGTGCTGACCGCCGCCGTGGGCCAGAACCCGGCGCGCCAGGCCGTGATCAAGGCCGGCCTGCCCTCCGCCATTCCGGCTTACACCATCAACAAGGTGTGCGGCAGCGGCCTGAAAGCCACCCATCTGGCGGCGCAAGCCATCAAATGCGGCGATGCCAATATCATCATCGCCGGCGGCCAGGAAAACATGAGCGCCGCGCCGCATGCGCTGAACGGTTCGCGCGACGGCTTCCGCATGGGCGACGCCAAGATGGTCGACACCATGATCGTCGATGGCTTGTGGGATGTGTACAACCAGTACCATATGGGCGTGACGGCCGAGAACGTGGCGAAGAAATACGAGATTTCGCGCGCCGAGCAGGACGAGTTCGCGCTGGCCTCGCAGCAAAAGGCCGAAGCCGCGCAGAAAGCCGGCAAGTTCAAGGATGAGATCCTGCCGCTGGAAATCGTGCAGAAGAAGGGCAGCATCGTCTTCGACAGCGACGAATACATCAAGGCCGGCTCTACGCTGGACGCGTTGTCGTCGCTGCGTCCGGCGTTCTCGAAAGAGGGCAGCGTGACCGCCGGTAACGCTTCCGGCATCAACGACGGCGCTGCTGCCGTGATCATGATGTCGGCCACCCAGGCCAAGCAGCTCGGCCTGAAACCGCTGGCGCGCATCAAGTCCTACGCCTCGTCCGGCCTGGATCCGGCCGTGATGGGCCTGGGGCCGGTGTCGGCTTCCAAACTGTGCCTGCAGAAAGCCGGCTGGACGCCGCAGGAGCTGGACCTGATGGAGATCAATGAGGCCTTCGCAGCGCAGGCGATCGCCGTCAACCGCGAAATGGGCTGGGACACCAGCAAGATCAACGTGAATGGCGGCGCCATCGCCATCGGCCACCCGATCGGCGCTTCGGGCGCGCGCATCCTGGTGACGCTGCTGCACGAAATGGCGCGCCGCGACGCCAAGAAAGGCCTGGCTTCGCTGTGCATCGGCGGCGGCATGGGCGTGGCGCTGGCGCTGGAACGCGATTAA
- a CDS encoding LysR family transcriptional regulator has translation MLEIRHLRTLSALRSAGSLVRAAQLLNLTQSALSHQIKLLEDRYGGPLFERKTVPIGFTATGARLLRLADTLLPEIEQAERDVARLSQGDQGQLRVALECHTCFDWLMPVMDEFRQRWPEVEIDLVSGFHSEPCDLLRAGNADLVIGSNYASEFATFPLFRFEILTVMALKHKLQAKRRLQAADFEGETLITYPVPESRIDLIREVLKPAGIHYQRRTAELTVAVLQLVASRRGVAALPNWAIKNYVDYDYVSARPVGDQGLWSDLFVSVPDALRQKAFVLDFVNVIREQCARTLDGIELLS, from the coding sequence ATGCTGGAAATCCGCCATCTCCGCACCCTGTCCGCGCTGCGCTCGGCCGGCAGTCTGGTGCGCGCTGCACAATTGCTGAATCTGACGCAATCGGCCCTGTCGCATCAGATCAAGCTGCTGGAAGACCGCTACGGCGGTCCCCTGTTCGAGCGCAAGACCGTGCCCATCGGGTTCACCGCCACCGGCGCGCGCCTGCTGCGCCTGGCCGACACCCTGTTGCCGGAAATCGAGCAAGCCGAACGCGATGTGGCCCGCCTGTCCCAGGGCGACCAGGGCCAGTTGCGCGTGGCGCTCGAATGCCATACCTGCTTCGATTGGCTGATGCCGGTCATGGACGAATTCCGCCAGCGCTGGCCGGAAGTGGAAATCGACCTGGTCTCGGGCTTCCACAGCGAACCTTGCGACCTGCTGCGCGCCGGCAATGCCGACCTGGTGATTGGCTCTAACTACGCCAGCGAGTTCGCCACCTTCCCGCTGTTCCGTTTTGAAATCCTGACGGTGATGGCGCTGAAGCATAAATTGCAGGCCAAGCGCCGCCTGCAAGCGGCCGACTTTGAAGGCGAAACCCTGATCACCTATCCGGTGCCGGAGTCGCGCATCGACCTGATCCGCGAAGTGCTGAAGCCGGCCGGCATCCATTACCAGCGCCGCACGGCCGAGCTGACGGTGGCCGTGCTGCAATTGGTGGCGAGCCGCCGCGGCGTGGCCGCGCTGCCGAATTGGGCCATCAAAAACTATGTGGATTACGACTATGTGAGCGCGCGCCCGGTCGGCGACCAGGGTTTGTGGAGCGATCTGTTCGTGTCGGTGCCGGACGCTTTGCGGCAGAAAGCCTTCGTGCTCGACTTTGTGAATGTGATACGGGAACAGTGCGCGCGCACGCTGGACGGTATCGAATTATTGTCGTAA
- the metE gene encoding 5-methyltetrahydropteroyltriglutamate--homocysteine S-methyltransferase, translated as MNAIQTHIPGFPRIGAARELKFALERHWRGEAGESELEAVGRELRARHWAQQRAAGLDFVTVGDFAYYDHVANHIQLFGCEPARFGFGAHDSALARYFTMARGGRTDAACGHAPGCGHAAHAGHALKMTKWFDTNYHYLVPEFSEQTAFALAGERLLGEVAEAQALGHPVKAVLLGPLSFLYLGKERAAAEGFSRLDLLERLLPVYGALLSRLKEQGVAWVQIDEPILGLDLPSAWRNAFEQAYWQLNQAGAQLLLATYFAPLEENLSLACRLPVAGLHVDGVRAAHELINVADWLPAHKVLSVGILDGRNIWRSDLDAALARLAPVLAKRGGKLWLSTSCSLLHVPFSLDAETRLDPELKSWLAFAAEKLGELAVLKAAVAPGSADHAGAGQSAAAADAETTAAALADARARIAARRASARVHNAAVAARLEAVAADPQADRRAAPFAQRQQVQRERLRLPAFPTTTIGSFPQTPAIRAARAAFKRGELTAAAYEAAMREEIAYAIERQEILGLDVLVHGEAERNDMVEYFGEQLDGFAFTQNGWVQSYGSRCVKPPVIYGDVARPAAMTVAWTVHAQSLTKKPVKGMLTGPVTILQWSFVRDDQPRERTALQIALAIRDEVADLEQAGIAVIQIDEPAVREGLPLRRSQWHAYLDWATKAFRLSASVARDETQIHTHMCYAEFNDILPQIAAMDADVITIETSRSDMELLAGFGQFRYPNEIGPGVYDIHSPRVPSAAEMTALLRKASAVIPPSNLWVNPDCGLKTRGWDETNLALANMVSAARQLRAETQATAA; from the coding sequence ATGAATGCAATTCAGACCCATATCCCCGGCTTTCCGCGCATCGGCGCCGCGCGCGAGCTGAAATTCGCGCTGGAACGCCACTGGCGCGGCGAAGCGGGCGAAAGCGAACTGGAAGCGGTCGGCCGCGAACTGCGCGCCCGCCACTGGGCGCAGCAGCGCGCCGCCGGCCTCGATTTCGTCACCGTCGGCGATTTCGCCTACTACGACCACGTCGCCAACCATATCCAGCTGTTCGGCTGCGAACCAGCCCGCTTCGGCTTCGGCGCGCATGATTCGGCGCTGGCGCGCTACTTCACGATGGCGCGCGGCGGCCGTACCGACGCCGCCTGCGGCCACGCTCCCGGCTGCGGCCATGCCGCTCATGCTGGACACGCGCTGAAAATGACCAAGTGGTTCGACACCAACTACCACTACCTGGTGCCGGAATTCTCGGAACAGACCGCCTTTGCCCTGGCCGGCGAGCGTCTGCTGGGCGAAGTGGCGGAAGCGCAAGCCCTGGGCCATCCGGTCAAGGCCGTACTGCTCGGCCCCTTGAGCTTCCTGTATCTGGGCAAGGAGCGCGCGGCGGCCGAGGGCTTCTCCCGCCTCGACCTGCTGGAGCGCCTGCTGCCGGTGTATGGCGCGCTGCTCAGCCGCCTGAAGGAGCAGGGCGTGGCCTGGGTCCAGATCGACGAGCCGATTCTCGGCCTGGACCTGCCCTCCGCCTGGCGCAATGCCTTTGAACAGGCTTACTGGCAGCTCAACCAGGCCGGCGCCCAGCTGCTGCTGGCCACCTATTTCGCCCCGCTCGAAGAGAACCTGAGCCTGGCCTGCCGCCTGCCGGTCGCCGGCCTGCATGTGGATGGCGTGCGCGCCGCGCATGAGCTGATCAATGTGGCCGACTGGCTGCCGGCGCACAAGGTGCTGTCGGTCGGCATCCTCGACGGCCGCAATATCTGGCGCAGCGATCTGGATGCGGCCCTGGCCCGTCTGGCGCCCGTGCTGGCCAAGCGCGGCGGCAAGCTGTGGCTGTCCACCTCCTGCTCCCTGCTGCACGTGCCGTTCAGCCTCGACGCCGAAACCCGGCTCGATCCGGAACTGAAAAGCTGGCTCGCCTTCGCCGCCGAAAAACTCGGGGAACTGGCCGTGCTGAAAGCGGCGGTGGCGCCGGGGAGCGCAGACCATGCCGGTGCCGGCCAGTCCGCCGCTGCGGCCGACGCCGAGACGACCGCAGCGGCGCTGGCCGATGCCCGCGCCCGCATCGCTGCCCGCCGCGCCAGCGCCCGCGTCCACAATGCCGCCGTCGCCGCGCGCCTGGAGGCCGTGGCCGCCGATCCGCAAGCCGACCGCCGCGCCGCGCCGTTCGCCCAGCGCCAGCAAGTGCAGCGCGAACGCCTGCGCCTGCCCGCCTTCCCGACGACAACCATCGGCTCCTTCCCGCAAACCCCGGCCATCCGCGCTGCGCGCGCCGCCTTCAAGCGCGGCGAGCTGACGGCCGCCGCCTACGAGGCCGCGATGCGCGAGGAAATCGCCTACGCCATCGAGCGCCAGGAAATCCTCGGCCTGGACGTGCTGGTGCACGGCGAGGCCGAACGCAACGATATGGTCGAATACTTCGGCGAGCAGCTCGACGGCTTCGCCTTCACCCAGAACGGCTGGGTGCAGTCCTATGGCTCGCGCTGCGTCAAGCCGCCCGTGATCTATGGCGATGTGGCCCGCCCCGCCGCCATGACCGTAGCCTGGACCGTGCACGCGCAAAGCCTGACGAAAAAGCCCGTGAAAGGCATGCTGACCGGTCCCGTCACCATCCTGCAATGGTCCTTCGTGCGCGACGACCAGCCGCGCGAGCGCACCGCGCTGCAGATCGCCCTCGCCATCCGCGACGAGGTGGCCGACCTGGAACAGGCCGGCATCGCCGTGATCCAGATCGACGAACCGGCCGTGCGCGAAGGCTTGCCGCTGCGCCGCAGCCAGTGGCACGCCTATCTGGACTGGGCGACGAAAGCTTTCCGCCTGAGCGCCAGCGTGGCGCGCGACGAAACCCAGATCCACACCCATATGTGCTACGCCGAGTTCAATGACATCCTGCCGCAGATCGCCGCCATGGACGCCGACGTCATCACCATCGAGACCAGCCGCTCGGATATGGAGCTGCTGGCCGGCTTCGGCCAGTTCCGCTACCCGAACGAGATCGGTCCCGGCGTGTATGACATCCACTCGCCGCGCGTGCCCTCGGCCGCCGAGATGACGGCCCTGCTGCGCAAGGCCAGCGCCGTCATCCCGCCGTCCAATCTATGGGTCAACCCGGACTGCGGCCTGAAGACGCGCGGCTGGGACGAAACCAATCTGGCCCTGGCCAATATGGTCAGCGCGGCGCGCCAGCTGCGGGCCGAGACACAGGCCACGGCGGCATAA
- the minC gene encoding septum site-determining protein MinC, giving the protein MSFQKPIEIKISTVVAVSAILYTSDRIALDAALNEMTGGVPDFFEGDLAVIDVGSLAPGCERIDWASTIALLRKYRLNPVAVRNATPDMVEEIQAHGLSLDSGKRDEPAPPAPAPAKAAPAAPATATAPAQAPAVGAGGTMIIDTPVRAGQRIYARGGDLIVMAVVNNGAELIADGSIHVYNTLNGRALAGASGKTDARIFALSMAPELLSIAGVYSTFEDGFPAAHARQPTQIRLVGDRLDIQSVNSATRA; this is encoded by the coding sequence ATGTCCTTCCAGAAGCCCATCGAAATCAAGATTTCCACCGTCGTCGCCGTTTCCGCCATCCTCTACACCTCGGATCGCATCGCGCTCGACGCCGCACTGAACGAAATGACCGGCGGCGTGCCGGACTTCTTCGAAGGCGACCTGGCCGTGATCGACGTCGGTTCCCTGGCGCCCGGCTGCGAGCGCATCGACTGGGCCAGCACCATCGCCCTGCTCAGGAAATACCGCCTGAATCCGGTGGCCGTGCGCAACGCCACGCCGGACATGGTGGAAGAAATCCAGGCCCACGGCCTCTCGCTCGACAGCGGCAAGCGTGACGAGCCGGCGCCACCCGCGCCCGCTCCGGCCAAGGCGGCACCGGCCGCGCCGGCCACCGCCACCGCCCCAGCCCAAGCTCCGGCCGTGGGCGCCGGCGGCACCATGATCATCGACACCCCGGTGCGCGCCGGCCAGCGCATTTACGCACGCGGCGGCGACCTGATCGTCATGGCCGTGGTCAACAACGGCGCGGAACTGATCGCCGACGGCAGCATCCACGTCTACAACACCCTCAACGGCCGCGCGCTGGCCGGGGCGTCCGGCAAAACCGACGCCCGCATCTTCGCGCTCTCGATGGCGCCCGAACTGCTGTCGATCGCCGGTGTGTATAGCACCTTTGAAGACGGTTTCCCTGCGGCCCACGCGCGACAGCCCACACAAATCAGGCTCGTCGGCGACCGACTGGATATACAATCTGTCAATTCCGCAACCCGCGCATAA
- the minD gene encoding septum site-determining protein MinD, whose protein sequence is MARIIVVTSGKGGVGKTTSSASFASGLALRGHKTVVIDFDVGLRNLDLIMGCERRVVYDLINVVNKEASLNQALIKDKHCDHLFILPASQTRDKDALTEEGVEEVLHELINMGFEYIICDSPAGIEHGALMALTFADEALIVTNPEVSSVRDSDRILGIIQAKSRRAQSGGEPVKEHLLITRYAPKRVEAGEMLSFTDVQEILRIPLIGIIPESEQVLHASNQGNPAIHFKGTDVANAYEDVISRFLGHETPLRYTNYEKPGLLQRIFGAK, encoded by the coding sequence GTGGCAAGAATTATTGTTGTGACGTCCGGCAAGGGCGGTGTCGGCAAAACGACTTCCAGCGCCAGCTTCGCCAGCGGCCTGGCCCTGCGCGGACACAAGACCGTGGTCATCGACTTTGACGTTGGCCTGCGCAATCTGGACTTGATCATGGGCTGCGAACGCCGCGTGGTGTACGACCTGATCAATGTCGTCAATAAAGAAGCCTCGCTGAACCAGGCCCTGATCAAGGACAAGCACTGCGACCACCTGTTCATCCTGCCCGCCTCGCAGACGCGCGACAAGGACGCGCTGACCGAAGAGGGCGTGGAAGAGGTGCTGCACGAGCTGATCAATATGGGCTTCGAGTACATCATCTGCGACTCGCCGGCCGGCATCGAGCATGGCGCCCTGATGGCGCTGACCTTCGCCGACGAAGCGCTGATCGTGACCAATCCCGAAGTCTCGTCGGTGCGCGACTCCGACCGCATTCTCGGCATCATCCAGGCCAAATCGCGCCGCGCCCAGTCCGGCGGCGAACCGGTGAAAGAGCACTTGCTGATCACCCGCTACGCGCCGAAACGCGTGGAAGCGGGCGAAATGCTGTCCTTCACCGACGTGCAAGAGATCCTGCGCATTCCCCTGATCGGCATCATTCCCGAATCGGAGCAAGTGCTGCACGCCTCGAACCAAGGCAATCCCGCCATCCACTTCAAGGGCACCGACGTCGCGAACGCGTACGAAGACGTGATCTCGCGCTTCCTCGGCCACGAAACGCCGCTGCGCTATACCAACTACGAAAAGCCAGGTCTCCTGCAGCGTATTTTTGGAGCAAAGTAA
- the minE gene encoding cell division topological specificity factor MinE, whose translation MALLSFLFPSKPKSANAAKERLQIIIARERNGRSGPDFLPALHKELIEVISKYTKVNADDIKISLDRQGNLEVLDVNVVLPDA comes from the coding sequence ATGGCCCTGCTTTCCTTTTTATTTCCCAGCAAGCCGAAATCGGCCAATGCGGCCAAGGAACGGCTGCAAATCATCATCGCCCGCGAACGCAACGGCCGTAGCGGGCCCGACTTCCTGCCCGCCCTGCACAAAGAGCTGATCGAAGTCATCTCCAAGTACACCAAGGTCAACGCCGACGACATCAAGATCTCGCTCGACCGCCAAGGCAACCTCGAAGTCCTCGACGTCAACGTCGTCCTCCCCGACGCTTGA
- a CDS encoding response regulator transcription factor: MRIVVLDKERNQTDLICQVLSSAGHVCHGFQSGKDALNQLRRENYDMLILDWQIEDINAAELLRRARERLPEPAPVIFMTTTSGEDDIVAGLAAGANDYLVKPLRRSELVTRAQAMLRRAYPAQNGAEQLQFGQYVFETRPGRLLRDGLVLDVTHKEFSLALLFFRNIGRPLSRAYIHETVWIRETDVPSRTMDTHVSRVRNKLQLKPENGFRLVPVYSYGYRLEKLGA, translated from the coding sequence ATGAGAATCGTTGTACTCGATAAAGAACGCAATCAGACGGACTTGATCTGCCAGGTGCTCAGCTCGGCCGGCCATGTCTGCCATGGCTTCCAGTCCGGCAAGGATGCGCTGAACCAGCTGCGCCGCGAGAATTACGATATGCTGATCCTCGACTGGCAAATCGAGGACATCAATGCCGCCGAGCTGCTGCGCCGCGCCCGCGAGCGCCTGCCGGAGCCGGCACCCGTCATCTTCATGACCACCACCTCGGGCGAGGACGATATCGTGGCCGGCCTGGCCGCCGGCGCCAATGATTACCTGGTCAAGCCGCTGCGGCGCAGCGAACTGGTGACGCGCGCGCAAGCCATGCTGCGCCGCGCCTATCCGGCCCAGAACGGGGCGGAACAGCTGCAATTCGGTCAATATGTGTTTGAAACCCGCCCCGGCCGCCTGCTGCGCGACGGCCTGGTGCTCGATGTGACGCACAAGGAATTCTCGCTGGCCCTGCTGTTTTTCCGCAATATCGGCCGCCCGCTGTCGCGCGCTTACATCCATGAGACCGTGTGGATACGCGAAACCGATGTCCCTTCACGCACCATGGATACCCATGTCTCGCGCGTGCGCAACAAGCTGCAGCTCAAGCCGGAGAACGGTTTCCGCCTGGTGCCGGTCTACAGTTACGGCTACCGGCTGGAGAAACTTGGCGCTTAG
- the hemA gene encoding glutamyl-tRNA reductase, translating to MQVLAVGLNHTTAPVALRERLAFAPEQLGTAVTAARNWFQRLDNRFSDEAAILSTCNRTELYAASGADNGLDAGAHFLADFHKLNYAELRPHLYLLPQHDAVRHTFRVASGLDSMVLGETQILGQIKDAIRTADEAGGLGTYLHQLFQRSFSVAKEVRSTTEIGAHSVSMAAAAVRLSQRIFDKIAEQNVLFIGAGEMIELCATHFAAQNPKSITIANRTMERGELLAHRFNGRAMRLADLQNQLHQYDIVISCTASSLPLIGLGLVERAIKARRHKPMFMVDLAVPRDIEAEVGRLNDVFLYTVDDLGKVVQTGLENRQAAVAQAEAIIETRVQSFMHWIDDRAVVPVIQGLQESGEAIRQLELERARKMLAKGEDVEAVLEALSKGLTAKFMHGPQQALHRAQGDERAQLATLLPQLFRGRR from the coding sequence ATGCAAGTTCTTGCCGTCGGCCTCAACCATACCACTGCGCCTGTCGCCCTGCGCGAACGGCTGGCGTTCGCGCCTGAGCAGCTGGGTACGGCGGTGACGGCGGCGCGCAACTGGTTCCAGCGCCTGGACAACCGTTTCAGCGACGAGGCGGCCATCCTGTCCACCTGCAACCGCACCGAGCTGTACGCGGCCAGCGGCGCCGACAACGGCCTCGACGCGGGCGCCCATTTCCTCGCCGATTTCCACAAGCTCAACTACGCCGAACTGCGGCCCCACCTGTATCTGCTGCCCCAGCACGATGCGGTGCGCCACACCTTCCGCGTCGCCTCCGGCCTGGATTCGATGGTGCTGGGCGAAACCCAGATCCTGGGCCAGATCAAGGACGCCATCCGCACCGCCGACGAGGCGGGCGGCCTCGGCACCTATCTGCACCAGCTGTTCCAGCGCAGCTTCTCGGTCGCCAAGGAAGTGCGCAGCACCACCGAAATCGGCGCCCACAGCGTCTCGATGGCGGCCGCCGCCGTGCGCCTGTCGCAGCGCATCTTCGACAAGATCGCCGAGCAGAATGTGCTGTTCATCGGCGCCGGCGAAATGATCGAACTGTGCGCCACCCACTTCGCGGCGCAGAATCCGAAGTCGATCACCATCGCCAACCGCACCATGGAGCGCGGCGAGCTGCTGGCGCACCGCTTCAACGGCCGCGCCATGCGCCTGGCCGACCTGCAGAACCAGCTGCACCAGTACGATATCGTCATTTCCTGCACCGCGTCCTCGCTGCCCCTGATCGGTCTGGGTCTGGTGGAACGCGCCATCAAGGCGCGCCGCCACAAGCCCATGTTCATGGTCGACCTGGCCGTGCCGCGCGATATCGAAGCGGAAGTGGGCCGCCTCAACGACGTCTTCCTGTACACGGTGGACGATCTGGGCAAGGTGGTGCAGACCGGCCTGGAAAACCGCCAGGCCGCCGTGGCCCAGGCCGAAGCCATCATCGAAACCCGCGTGCAATCGTTCATGCACTGGATCGACGACCGCGCCGTGGTGCCGGTGATCCAGGGCCTGCAGGAAAGCGGCGAAGCGATCCGCCAGCTGGAACTGGAACGCGCGCGCAAGATGCTGGCCAAGGGCGAGGATGTGGAAGCCGTGCTGGAAGCCCTGTCCAAGGGCTTGACCGCCAAATTCATGCACGGCCCGCAACAGGCCCTGCACCGTGCCCAGGGCGACGAGCGCGCCCAGCTGGCCACCCTGCTGCCCCAGCTGTTCCGCGGCCGCCGTTAG